The following are from one region of the Candidatus Dadabacteria bacterium genome:
- a CDS encoding ABC transporter substrate-binding protein gives MNSFKIGLSATLSGRHAVQGRESLRGIKLFTDHLRSRGGVKTRDGDSLVPELVFYDDSSVAEKTRENTRHLIEKDRVDILLGPYSSSLTLACVEVAEKAKRVVWNYGGSLDDIPVRTRGKTVTAITEASSYFHAVVDMIHDRYGEAAEITVLRLEGSRFSHTVSEGALLRAEKLGISAQVYDFSSGTKDFSSILDRAKGQGASCVLCCGGMEDDINLAKWVSKNSADAFVVVATLAAAVNEFEKRLGREAEGFVSTSQWEPTLCVSVDFGPSPKEFSDEFARAYGYTPDYTAAQSYNMGLIIEKLIGKTGTTDEQTLLSEALHSRFTTFYGDFRIDPETLRQTGHRMLVTQWQDGEKKIVFPQEYSNSRLII, from the coding sequence ATGAACTCCTTTAAAATCGGACTTTCCGCAACGCTCTCTGGACGCCACGCCGTCCAAGGCAGGGAAAGCCTTCGGGGAATAAAGCTTTTCACGGACCACCTGCGCAGCCGTGGCGGAGTTAAAACGCGGGATGGAGATTCCTTGGTGCCAGAACTTGTTTTCTACGATGACTCTAGCGTTGCCGAGAAAACAAGGGAGAACACCCGCCACCTGATAGAAAAAGATCGGGTAGACATACTGCTGGGACCGTACTCAAGTAGCCTCACGCTTGCGTGCGTCGAGGTCGCAGAAAAGGCGAAAAGAGTAGTTTGGAACTACGGCGGATCGCTTGACGACATTCCAGTCCGCACCCGGGGAAAGACTGTAACCGCCATAACCGAGGCATCTTCTTACTTCCATGCTGTAGTGGACATGATCCACGACCGCTACGGCGAGGCAGCCGAAATCACTGTTTTGCGTCTTGAGGGAAGCCGATTTTCCCATACCGTGAGTGAAGGAGCGCTTCTTCGTGCGGAAAAACTCGGGATATCGGCACAAGTCTATGATTTTTCCTCCGGCACGAAAGACTTCTCCTCCATACTCGACCGAGCGAAAGGCCAAGGCGCTTCCTGCGTGCTCTGCTGCGGGGGGATGGAAGACGATATAAATCTCGCCAAGTGGGTATCGAAGAACTCAGCCGACGCCTTCGTGGTGGTGGCAACGCTTGCAGCCGCAGTAAACGAGTTTGAAAAACGTCTCGGCAGGGAGGCCGAGGGTTTTGTCTCGACAAGCCAGTGGGAACCCACGCTTTGCGTATCCGTGGATTTCGGCCCGAGTCCCAAGGAATTTTCAGACGAATTCGCCCGCGCCTACGGATACACGCCCGACTACACAGCCGCACAGTCTTACAACATGGGGCTCATAATAGAAAAACTCATCGGGAAAACAGGAACTACGGACGAACAGACGCTTCTGAGCGAAGCCCTGCACTCTCGGTTTACGACTTTTTACGGAGATTTCCGCATAGACCCCGAGACCCTGCGCCAGACGGGACACCGGATGCTGGTAACCCAGTGGCAGGACGGGGAGAAGAAGATAGTTTTTCCGCAAGAATATTCGAATTCCCGGCTCATAATCTGA